The following coding sequences lie in one Kwoniella dendrophila CBS 6074 chromosome 10, complete sequence genomic window:
- a CDS encoding serine/threonine-protein kinase SSN3: MAAAMTSGAAMLDPMHYYRAKRDRERRTVLKTYKILGFISSGTYGRVYKAVLLPSPLKANTNGTNKSTLPSSARAALSIPKDKIPSPTNTATSSNSPSSSIIGLDPLNNPEMSMRPGDLPAKEGDVFAIKKFKPDKEGDVLTYAGISQSGAREIMLNRELNHRNLVALREVILEDKAIYMVFEYAEHDFLQIIHHHSQTTRTPIPSPTLRRLLHQLLCGVHFLHSNFVLHRDLKPANILVNSSGVVKIGDLGLARLWHKPLAQGGLFGGDKVVVTIWYRAPELILGAKHYTAAVDLWAIGCIYAELLALRPIFKGDEAKMDGKKQLPFQRDQMGKICEVLGPVKADQWPGIVHMPEYKTYLSSGPYPNPNPLPTWYQHRSSSSQGYDLLTRLFEWDPARRLTAREALAHPWFQEEGGVAAKSVFEGSSISYPTRRVTHEDNGDAKMGSLPPSMAQPRLPSSSNFRPASANITTQQPPRKKTRM; encoded by the exons ATGGCAGCAGCAATGACTTCCGGAGCTGCCATGCTCGACCCCATGCACTACTATCGTGCAAAGAGGGATAGAGAAAGGAGGAC CGTCTTGAAGACTTATAAGATCTTAGGATTCATCTCTTCCG GTACATACGGAAGAGTATACAAGGCAGTGTTactaccttcacctttaaaaGCGAATACAAATGGAACGAATAAATCCACGCTACCTTCGTCAGCCAGAGCAGCATTATcaatacctaaagataaaataccttcacctactAACAcagctacatcatcaaattcaccttcatcgaGTATAATAGGATTAGATCCATTGAATAATCCAGAAATGTCTATGAGACCAGGTGATTTACCTgcgaaagaaggtgatgtttTCGCTATAAAGAAATTTAAacctgataaagaaggtgatgtcTTGACTTATGCTGGTATAAGTCAATCTGGTGCAAGGGAAATTATG TTAAACAGAGAACTTAATCATCGTAATTTAGTAGCGTTAAGAGAAGTTATACTGGAAGATAAAGCTATTTATATGGTATTTGAGTATGCAGAACATGATTTTCTG CAaataatacatcatcattcacaAACTACAAGAACACCAATACCATCACCTACTTTACGTAGATTATTACATCAATTGTTATGTGGTGTACATTTTTTACATTCAAATTTTGTTTTACATCGTGATTTGAAACCTGCAAATATTTTAGTGAATTCTTCAGGTGTTGTAaaaattggtgatttaggtttagctagATTATGGCATAAACCTTTAGCacaaggtggtttatttgGCGGTGATAAAGTCGTTGTAACTATTTGGTATAGAGCTCCTGAATTGATTTTGGGCGCTAAACATTATACTGCTGCTGTTG ATCTGTGGGCAATAGGGTGTATCTACGCCGAATTACTAGCACTTAGACCTATTTTCAAGggtgatgaagctaaaatgGATGGAAAGAAACAATTACCATTTCAGAGAGATCAAATGGGGAAAATATGCGAGGTTCTTGGCCCAGTCAAGG CCGATCAATGGCCAGGTATCGTTCATATGCCAGAATACAAGACCTACCTATCATCAGGCCC TTATCCGAACCCAAATCCTCTCCCAACATGGTATCAACATCGATCATCATCGTCGCAGGGTTACGACCTCCTAACAAGGTTGTTTGAGTGGGATCCAGCTAGAAGATTGACTGCTAGAGAGGCTTTAGCTCATCCATGGTTTCAGGAAGAAGGAGGGGTTGCAGCAAA GAGTGTATTCGAAGGTAGTTCAATAAGCTATCCAACTAGAAGGGTTACACACGAAGACAATGGTGATGCCAAGATGGGATC
- a CDS encoding proliferating cell nuclear antigen (pcna) — MLEARVKQAAVLKKLLDAIKELVTDGNLDCTDEGIALQAMDNSHVALVSLKLVAEQFESYRCDRNMPLGVNLTSLTKILKCAKDQDVVTLKAPDDADSLGLVFESPKEDRVGEYEMKLMDIDQEHLGIPDTQYDATITMSSSEFQRICRDLAALGESVKIEASKEGVRFSSEGEVGNGSVLLKQSAGNDRGGSSSKNKSVKRDPDEDNENDDEDEERDEKPEIDDDEGEDELDDEDRSKKRKSNGKAKPAKKAKKDDSAGTDEIGVSIILEKQVSLTFSLKYLTNFAKSAPLAREVSLHMSNDVPLLVQFDFEQGTLQFFLAPKVSFFFAFLTVKNK, encoded by the exons ATGTTAGAAGCTAGAGTAAAACAAGCTGCTGTACTTAAAAAGCTCTTAGACG ctataaaagaattagTTACAGATGGTAATCTCGATTGTACAGATGAAGGTATT GCCCTTCAAGCAATGGATAACTCTCATGTAGCTTTAGTATCACTCAAACTTGTTGCTGAACAATTCGAATCTTATCGATGTGATCGAAATATGCCTTTAGGTGTTAAC CTTACTTCTCTCACAAAAATCCTCAAATGTGctaaagatcaagatgtaGTAACACTGAAAGCACCTGATGATGCTGATTCATTAGGTTTAGTATTTGAATCTCCAA AGGAAGACAGAGTAGGTGAATACGAAATGAAATTAATGGATATCGATCAAGAACATTTAGGTATACCTGATACACAATATGATGCAACAATAACaatgtcatcatcagaatttCAAAGAATTTGTAGAGATTTAGCTGCATTAGGTGAATCTGTTAAAATTGAAGCATCAAAAGAAGGTGTTAGATTTAGttcagaaggtgaagttggaaaTGGTTCAGTTTTATTAAAACAATCTGCTGGAAATGATCGTGGTGGTTCCTCGTCAAAAAATAAATCAGTAAAAAGagatccagatgaagataatgaaaatgatgatgaagatgaagagagggatgaaaaacctgaaattgatgatgatgaaggtg aagatgaacttgatgatgaagatagaagtaaaaaaagaaaatcaaatggtaaagccaag CCTGCtaaaaaagccaaaaaagaTGATAGTGCAGGaacagatgaaattggtgtATCAATTATACTAGAAAAACAAGTTtctttaacattttcattaAAATATTTAACAAATTTTGCAAAATCTGCTCCATTAGCTAGAGAAGTTAGTTTACATATGTCAAATGATGTTCCATTATTagttcaatttgattttgaacaAGGTACTTTACAATTCTTCTTAGCTCCAaaggtaagttttttttttgcaTTTTTGACTGTGAAAAATAAATAA